The Drosophila innubila isolate TH190305 chromosome 3R unlocalized genomic scaffold, UK_Dinn_1.0 2_E_3R, whole genome shotgun sequence genome has a segment encoding these proteins:
- the LOC117792917 gene encoding peripheral plasma membrane protein CASK isoform X4, which produces MCQHHGLTSQSLMSGGCGSHMSLLGGGGGGSSGSSGMSGSGVGSSGQVIPIAQCSAADVAMLSGHCRSMSGLSSLSMSAPPCPPPPALFNPCSSALSLQQAASSRWGPRTSCPVHSPFRVRVPNGSICSGHQALLHTHDVVARDVYGEEALRVTPPPMVPYLNGDELDNVEGGELQHVTRVRLVQFQKNTDEPMGITLKMTEDGRCIVARIMHGGMIHRQATLHVGDEIREINGQPVQHQSVGQLQRMLREARGSVTFKIVPSYRSAPPPCELFRIRPAPVLIFVRAQFDYNPLDDELIPCAQAGIAFQVGDILQIISKDDHHWWQARIDTVGGSAGLIPSPELQEWRIACQTVDKTKQEQVNCSIFGRKKKQCRDKYLAKHNAIFDTLDVVTYEEVVKVPVGDPNFQRKTLVLLGAHGVGRRHIKNTLISKYPDKYAYPIPHTTRPAKPEEENGRSYYFVSHDEMMADIGANEYLEYGTHEDAMYGTKLDTIRRIHTEGKMAILDVEPQALKILRTAEFTPYVVFIAAPSLQNIADYDGSLERLAKESDMLRQLYGHFFDLTIVNNDISETIATLETAIERVHTTPQWVPVSWLY; this is translated from the exons ATGTGCCAGCATCATGGGCTAACATCACAATCGTTGATGTCCGGTGGCTGTGGCTCGCACATGTCTCTCTTgggcggcggtggtggcggcagcagtggcagcagcggcaTGAGCGGCAGCGGTGTCGGCAGCAGTGGCCAGGTCATACCCATTGCCCAATGTTCGGCTGCTGATGTTGCCATGCTGTCGGGACATTGCCGCAGCATGAGCGGTCTCAGTTCACTTAGCATGTCAGCGCCGCCCTGCCCCCCGCCACCGGCGCTGTTCAATCCCTGTAGCTCGGCGCTGTCCTTGCAGCAGGCGGCCTCGTCGCGCTGGGGACCGCGCACCTCCTGCCCCGTGCATAGTCCATTTCGTGTGCGTGTGCCCAATGGTTCCATATGCTCCGGACATCAG GCTCTGCTGCACACACACGATGTCGTTGCTCGGGATGTCTACGGCGAGGAAGCTCTGCGCGTCACACCGCCGCCCATGGTACCCTATCTCAATGGCGATGAGCTGGACAACGTGGAGGGCGGCGAGCTGCAGCATGTGACTCGTGTGCGTCTTGTGCAGTTCCAGAAAAATACCGACGAGCCCATG GGCATCACGCTTAAAATGACCGAGGACGGACGTTGCATTGTGGCGCGTATCATGCACGGTGGCATGATACACAGACAGGCCACGCTGCATGTCGGCGATGAGATACGGGAAATCAATGGGCAGCCGGTGCAGCATCAGTCCGTGGGTCAATTGCAACGAATGCTG CGCGAGGCACGCGGTTCCGTTACCTTTAAAATAGTTCCATCTTATCGTAGCGCCCCGCCACCCTGTGAG CTTTTCAGGATAAGACCCGCTCCAGTGCTT ATTTTTGTTCGTGCACAATTCGATTATAATCCGCTTGATGATGAGCTTATACCCTGCGCCCAGGCGGGCATTGCATTCCAAGTCGGCGACATACTGCAG ATCATTAGCAAGGACGATCATCATTGGTGGCAGGCGAGAATTGATACGGTGGGCGGATCGGCGGGACTGATACCATCACCAGAACTGCAGGAATGGCGTATTGCTTGCCAGACCGTTGATAAGACCAAGCAGGAGCAGG TAAACTGTTCCATCTTTGGGCGCAAGAAAAAGCAATGTCGGGACAAATATTTGGCCAAACATAATGCCATATTCGATACGCTCGATGTGGTCACATACGAAGAGGTTGTCAAAGTACCAg TGGGTGATCCGAACTTCCAGCGAAAGACATTGGTGCTACTTGGTGCACATGGCGTGGGCAGGAGGCATATAAAGAATACTTTAATCTCAAAGTATCCCGATAAGTATGCCTATCCCATACCAC ATACAACGAGACCTGCTAAGCCCGAAGAGGAGAACGGACGCAGTTATTACTTTGTCTCACACGACGAAATGATGGCCGACATTGGTGCCAATGAGTATTTGGAATATG GAACGCATGAGGATGCCATGTATGGCACCAAACTAGATACCATTCGACGCATACATACTGAGGGTAAAATGGCCATACTAGATGTGGAGCCGCAGGCACTCAAAATACTGCGCACAGCTGAATTTACGCCCTATGTCGTGTTTATAGCGGCGCCCTCACTCCAGAACATTGCAGAT TACGATGGCAGCCTGGAGCGACTGGCCAAGGAATCGGATATGCTGCGTCAACTGTATGGACATTTCTTTGACTTGACCATTGTGAACAACGATATTAGCGAGACGATTGCCACTCTAGAAACGGCCATTGAGCGCGTACATACCACACCCCAATGGGTGCCAGTCTCCTGGCTCTACTGA
- the LOC117792917 gene encoding peripheral plasma membrane protein CASK isoform X3, which translates to MCQHHGLTSQSLMSGGCGSHMSLLGGGGGGSSGSSGMSGSGVGSSGQVIPIAQCSAADVAMLSGHCRSMSGLSSLSMSAPPCPPPPALFNPCSSALSLQQAASSRWGPRTSCPVHSPFRVRVPNGSICSGHQALLHTHDVVARDVYGEEALRVTPPPMVPYLNGDELDNVEGGELQHVTRVRLVQFQKNTDEPMGITLKMTEDGRCIVARIMHGGMIHRQATLHVGDEIREINGQPVQHQSVGQLQRMLREARGSVTFKIVPSYRSAPPPCELFRIRPAPVLIFVRAQFDYNPLDDELIPCAQAGIAFQVGDILQIISKDDHHWWQARIDTVGGSAGLIPSPELQEWRIACQTVDKTKQEQGEPGAGCSAHADGCDGSAVNCSIFGRKKKQCRDKYLAKHNAIFDTLDVVTYEEVVKVPVGDPNFQRKTLVLLGAHGVGRRHIKNTLISKYPDKYAYPIPHTTRPAKPEEENGRSYYFVSHDEMMADIGANEYLEYGTHEDAMYGTKLDTIRRIHTEGKMAILDVEPQALKILRTAEFTPYVVFIAAPSLQNIADYDGSLERLAKESDMLRQLYGHFFDLTIVNNDISETIATLETAIERVHTTPQWVPVSWLY; encoded by the exons ATGTGCCAGCATCATGGGCTAACATCACAATCGTTGATGTCCGGTGGCTGTGGCTCGCACATGTCTCTCTTgggcggcggtggtggcggcagcagtggcagcagcggcaTGAGCGGCAGCGGTGTCGGCAGCAGTGGCCAGGTCATACCCATTGCCCAATGTTCGGCTGCTGATGTTGCCATGCTGTCGGGACATTGCCGCAGCATGAGCGGTCTCAGTTCACTTAGCATGTCAGCGCCGCCCTGCCCCCCGCCACCGGCGCTGTTCAATCCCTGTAGCTCGGCGCTGTCCTTGCAGCAGGCGGCCTCGTCGCGCTGGGGACCGCGCACCTCCTGCCCCGTGCATAGTCCATTTCGTGTGCGTGTGCCCAATGGTTCCATATGCTCCGGACATCAG GCTCTGCTGCACACACACGATGTCGTTGCTCGGGATGTCTACGGCGAGGAAGCTCTGCGCGTCACACCGCCGCCCATGGTACCCTATCTCAATGGCGATGAGCTGGACAACGTGGAGGGCGGCGAGCTGCAGCATGTGACTCGTGTGCGTCTTGTGCAGTTCCAGAAAAATACCGACGAGCCCATG GGCATCACGCTTAAAATGACCGAGGACGGACGTTGCATTGTGGCGCGTATCATGCACGGTGGCATGATACACAGACAGGCCACGCTGCATGTCGGCGATGAGATACGGGAAATCAATGGGCAGCCGGTGCAGCATCAGTCCGTGGGTCAATTGCAACGAATGCTG CGCGAGGCACGCGGTTCCGTTACCTTTAAAATAGTTCCATCTTATCGTAGCGCCCCGCCACCCTGTGAG CTTTTCAGGATAAGACCCGCTCCAGTGCTT ATTTTTGTTCGTGCACAATTCGATTATAATCCGCTTGATGATGAGCTTATACCCTGCGCCCAGGCGGGCATTGCATTCCAAGTCGGCGACATACTGCAG ATCATTAGCAAGGACGATCATCATTGGTGGCAGGCGAGAATTGATACGGTGGGCGGATCGGCGGGACTGATACCATCACCAGAACTGCAGGAATGGCGTATTGCTTGCCAGACCGTTGATAAGACCAAGCAGGAGCAGG GAGAACCGGGTGCAGGATGTTCCGCTCACGCAGATGGGTGTGATGGATCCGCAG TAAACTGTTCCATCTTTGGGCGCAAGAAAAAGCAATGTCGGGACAAATATTTGGCCAAACATAATGCCATATTCGATACGCTCGATGTGGTCACATACGAAGAGGTTGTCAAAGTACCAg TGGGTGATCCGAACTTCCAGCGAAAGACATTGGTGCTACTTGGTGCACATGGCGTGGGCAGGAGGCATATAAAGAATACTTTAATCTCAAAGTATCCCGATAAGTATGCCTATCCCATACCAC ATACAACGAGACCTGCTAAGCCCGAAGAGGAGAACGGACGCAGTTATTACTTTGTCTCACACGACGAAATGATGGCCGACATTGGTGCCAATGAGTATTTGGAATATG GAACGCATGAGGATGCCATGTATGGCACCAAACTAGATACCATTCGACGCATACATACTGAGGGTAAAATGGCCATACTAGATGTGGAGCCGCAGGCACTCAAAATACTGCGCACAGCTGAATTTACGCCCTATGTCGTGTTTATAGCGGCGCCCTCACTCCAGAACATTGCAGAT TACGATGGCAGCCTGGAGCGACTGGCCAAGGAATCGGATATGCTGCGTCAACTGTATGGACATTTCTTTGACTTGACCATTGTGAACAACGATATTAGCGAGACGATTGCCACTCTAGAAACGGCCATTGAGCGCGTACATACCACACCCCAATGGGTGCCAGTCTCCTGGCTCTACTGA
- the LOC117791469 gene encoding torso-like protein, whose amino-acid sequence MSPSSRPRPLLRPRLRPRQCLFWLWLLTLALLVLAVSGSRESQLRIGKAINIFLRYGYLGISMRVIPYNDSAESERWIFKEPTRNIYKNMSALAQSHEDNTPGIFHGDFHMEFCENRRQLFQAYFRDFTIDRLDKPWEAFTGGWFSDNAAKKLGINTSFIQGDYSYVLVRVVRFRETGKLNSEIPINQPLEPEVRERLQQFQVGNLTSAVRFMESFGTHYVNSYTTGNSLYQVFVYSRKNYKMIKDRVKSKGLNALSKLDLYNYFAPWFAEHLGQIRSASGNATVERWARRKLQYEYYVVKYVTLLKLHGNSTLLRSLDSLLGNDAILQLDLKAMNVAFRGYPEKERWFHEVLDNNMKLWELNMPLNHPSR is encoded by the exons ATGAGCCCGAGCTCGCGACCGCGCCCCCTTCTGCGCCCCCGCCTGCGCCCGCGGCAGTGCCTCTTCTGGCTGTGGCTGTTGACACTGgcgttgttggtgttggcggTCAGTGGCAGTCGGGAGTCCCAGCTGCGCATTGGCAAAGCAATCAACATATTTTTGCGATATGGCTATCTGGGCATATCGATGCGCGTGATACCCTACAACGATAGTGCCGAAAGCGAGCGTTGGATATTCAAAGAGCCAACCAGAAACATCTACAAG AACATGAGTGCTCTGGCTCAGAGTCATGAGGATAATACCCCCGGCATTTTCCACGGCGATTTTCACATGGAATTCTGCGAGAATCGTCGCCAACTGTTTCAGGCATATTTCCGTGATTTTACCATAGATCGCTTGGATAAGCCGTGGGAGGCTTTCACAGGTGGTTGGTTTTCGGATAATGCAGCCAAGAAACTTGGCATAAACACCTCCTTCATACAGGGAGATTATTCATATGTGCTGGTGCGTGTTGTGCGCTTTCGGGAGACGGGAAAACTCAATTCCGAGATCCCGATAAATCAGCCGCTGGAGCCGGAAGTCCGTGAACGACTGCAACAATTTCAAGTTGGAAATCTAACCTCGGCTGTACGGTTTATGGAGTCGTTTGGCACACACTATGTGAACTCGTACACTACTGGGAATTCGCTTTACCAGGTGTTTGTATACAGTCGCAAGAACTACAAGATGATCAAAGATCGCGTAAAGAGTAAGGGACTTAATGCTCTTTCCAAGCTTGATTTGTACAACTATTTTGCGCCTTGGTTTGCCGAGCATTTGGGCCAAATTCGTTCGGCCAGCGGCAATGCAACCGTGGAACGTTGGGCGCGTCGCAAGCTGCAATATGAGTACTATGTGGTCAAGTATGTGACCCTGCTGAAGCTACATGGCAACAGCACGCTTCTCAGGTCATTGGACAGCCTGCTGGGCAACGATGCCATCCTGCAGCTGGATCTGAAGGCAATGAACGTTGCCTTCAGGGGGTACCCGGAGAAGGAGAGATGGTTCCACGAAGTGCTTGATAACAACATGAAACTGTGGGAGCTCAACATGCCACTCAATCATCCAAGTCGATAG